One window of Microcoleus vaginatus PCC 9802 genomic DNA carries:
- a CDS encoding class II glutamine amidotransferase gives MCQLLGMNCNVPTDICFSFEGFSARGGKTDVHQDGWGIAFFEGLGCRLFIDSKPAIASPVAEVVRRYPIHSTNVIAHIRKATQGEIALENCHPFIRELWGHYWVFAHNGNLENFDPECAGVYKPVGKTDSEKAFCLILEKLRSTFPQSKPALAEIYPVLEEITKSLAQHGIFNYLLSDGEHLFSHCSTNLHYIVRQAPFASAHSIDEDVTVDFRELTNEDDRVAVIATFPLTDNEVWTQIQPGELLVFQDGWPLNSGRLELS, from the coding sequence ATGTGCCAATTACTGGGAATGAACTGCAATGTTCCGACAGATATTTGCTTTTCTTTTGAGGGTTTTTCTGCAAGGGGGGGCAAAACGGACGTTCATCAAGACGGTTGGGGAATTGCTTTCTTTGAAGGTTTGGGATGTCGCCTTTTTATAGACTCTAAACCTGCGATTGCTTCTCCGGTTGCAGAAGTAGTGCGTCGCTATCCCATTCATTCAACTAACGTCATTGCTCACATCCGCAAAGCTACGCAAGGCGAAATTGCTTTGGAAAACTGCCACCCTTTTATTCGGGAACTTTGGGGACATTATTGGGTGTTTGCTCACAACGGAAATCTCGAAAACTTTGATCCCGAATGTGCCGGAGTTTACAAACCTGTTGGCAAAACTGACAGCGAAAAAGCATTCTGTTTGATATTAGAAAAGCTGCGCTCCACTTTTCCTCAAAGTAAGCCTGCTTTAGCCGAAATTTACCCGGTACTGGAGGAAATTACTAAAAGTTTGGCACAACACGGAATTTTTAATTATTTACTTTCCGATGGAGAACACTTGTTCAGCCACTGTTCTACTAATCTGCATTATATTGTGCGACAAGCACCTTTTGCTAGCGCTCACTCGATCGACGAAGATGTAACTGTCGATTTTCGGGAATTGACCAACGAGGACGATCGCGTGGCTGTTATTGCCACTTTTCCGCTGACAGATAACGAAGTTTGGACGCAAATTCAGCCGGGAGAATTGCTGGTATTTCAGGATGGTTGGCCGCTCAATTCTGGGCGGCTGGAGTTAAGTTAA